The following proteins are co-located in the Pseudomonas sp. ATCC 13867 genome:
- a CDS encoding ATP phosphoribosyltransferase regulatory subunit, with translation MATVDRWLLPDGIEEVLPPEAARVEAARRQVLDLFQRWGYEFVVTPHIEYLESLLTGAGQDLDLRTFKVTDPASGRLMGFRADITPQVARMDAHSLRREGPNRLCYAGSVLHARPRALATSRSPIQLGAELYGNTGSAGDVEVISLMLDMLEMAQVPDVHMDLGHVGIYRGLAQAAGLSGEVEQLLFDALQRKAVDEVAALTEGLPAELAGMLRALAELCGSREVLDQAREVLAGAPAAVQVALADITAIADSLAARFPQLPLYFDLGELRGYHYHTGVVFAAFVPGVGESIAQGGRYDDIGADFGRARPATGFSTDLKTLVTLGRAQLDEPRTGVWAPADGAGLWRAVQQLRRQGVRVVQALPGQDAASATEAGCDQQLLVRDGNWQVAAL, from the coding sequence ATGGCAACGGTAGACCGCTGGCTACTGCCGGATGGGATCGAAGAAGTGCTGCCACCGGAGGCGGCGCGCGTTGAAGCAGCCCGCCGTCAGGTGCTGGACCTGTTCCAGCGCTGGGGTTACGAGTTCGTCGTCACCCCGCATATCGAATATCTGGAATCCCTGCTGACCGGTGCCGGCCAGGATCTGGACCTGCGTACCTTCAAGGTCACCGACCCGGCGTCCGGCCGCCTGATGGGCTTCCGCGCGGATATCACCCCGCAGGTCGCCCGCATGGACGCCCACAGCCTGCGTCGTGAAGGCCCGAACCGCCTGTGCTACGCCGGCAGCGTGCTGCACGCCCGTCCGCGTGCGCTGGCGACTTCGCGCAGCCCGATCCAGCTGGGTGCCGAGCTTTATGGCAATACCGGTTCGGCTGGCGACGTCGAAGTCATCAGCCTGATGCTCGACATGCTGGAAATGGCCCAGGTGCCGGACGTGCACATGGACCTCGGGCATGTCGGCATCTACCGTGGCCTGGCCCAGGCCGCCGGGTTGTCCGGCGAAGTCGAGCAGCTGCTGTTCGACGCCCTGCAGCGCAAGGCGGTGGACGAGGTCGCGGCGCTGACCGAAGGCCTGCCCGCCGAGCTTGCCGGCATGCTCCGTGCGCTCGCCGAGCTGTGCGGCAGCCGCGAAGTGCTGGACCAGGCGCGCGAAGTGCTCGCCGGCGCTCCGGCTGCGGTACAGGTCGCGCTGGCCGACATCACGGCCATCGCCGACTCGCTGGCCGCGCGCTTCCCGCAGTTGCCGTTGTACTTCGATCTCGGCGAACTGCGTGGCTATCACTATCACACGGGCGTGGTGTTCGCTGCGTTCGTGCCTGGGGTTGGCGAGTCCATTGCCCAGGGCGGCCGTTACGACGACATTGGCGCGGACTTCGGTCGCGCACGTCCGGCCACCGGTTTTTCTACCGACCTGAAGACCCTGGTCACTCTCGGCCGCGCCCAGCTCGACGAGCCGCGCACCGGAGTCTGGGCGCCGGCCGACGGGGCTGGCTTGTGGCGGGCGGTGCAGCAGTTGCGCCGTCAGGGTGTGCGCGTGGTGCAGGCGCTGCCCGGGCAGGATGCGGCTTCGGCTACCGAAGCGGGCTGCGACCAGCAATTGCTGGTTCGCGATGGCAATTGGCAGGTGGCTGCGCTCTGA
- a CDS encoding DUF2065 domain-containing protein, translated as MWQEFGKAFCLLLVLEGILPFLYPRGWRDAVSGLGRLGDRSLRLIGLGSMLLGTVFLYCIH; from the coding sequence ATGTGGCAGGAATTCGGCAAGGCGTTCTGTCTGTTGCTGGTGCTGGAAGGCATCCTTCCATTCCTGTATCCGCGTGGTTGGCGCGACGCCGTGAGCGGGCTCGGGCGCCTTGGCGACCGCAGTCTGAGACTCATCGGGCTGGGCAGCATGCTGCTCGGCACCGTCTTTCTTTACTGCATTCATTGA
- the hflC gene encoding protease modulator HflC, translated as MSNKSLIALIAAVVAAVALWSTVYVVQQTERAVLLRFGRVVDADVKPGLHFKIPYVNQVRKFDGRLLTLDSPTQRFLTLEKKAVMVDAYAKWRVSDAERFYTATSGMKQIADERLSRRLEAGLRDQFGKRTLHEVVSGERDALMGDITASLNRMAQKELGIEVIDVRVKAIDLPKEVNRSVFERMSTEREREAREHRAKGRELAEGIRADADRQRRVLLAEAYRESEETRGDGDAKAAAIYAKAYTADPEFYAFTRSLKAYRESFADKKDVLVLDPSNEFFRYLEKAKP; from the coding sequence ATGAGTAACAAGTCTCTGATTGCCCTGATCGCTGCTGTCGTTGCCGCGGTTGCGCTGTGGAGCACCGTCTATGTCGTCCAGCAGACCGAGCGCGCCGTGCTGCTGCGCTTCGGTCGCGTGGTCGACGCGGACGTGAAGCCGGGTCTGCACTTCAAGATTCCGTACGTCAACCAGGTACGCAAGTTCGACGGCCGCCTGCTGACCCTGGATTCGCCGACCCAGCGCTTCCTGACGCTGGAGAAGAAAGCGGTGATGGTCGACGCCTACGCCAAGTGGCGCGTCTCCGATGCCGAGCGCTTCTACACCGCGACCTCCGGCATGAAGCAGATCGCCGACGAACGTCTGTCCCGGCGCCTGGAAGCCGGTCTGCGTGACCAGTTCGGCAAGCGCACCCTGCACGAAGTGGTGTCCGGTGAGCGCGATGCGCTGATGGGTGACATCACCGCATCGCTGAACCGCATGGCGCAGAAGGAGCTGGGGATCGAAGTCATCGACGTTCGCGTCAAGGCCATCGACCTGCCCAAGGAAGTGAACCGCAGCGTGTTCGAGCGCATGAGCACCGAGCGTGAGCGGGAAGCCCGCGAGCACCGCGCCAAGGGTCGCGAACTGGCCGAAGGTATCCGTGCGGATGCCGACCGTCAGCGTCGTGTGCTGCTGGCCGAGGCCTATCGCGAGTCGGAAGAGACCCGCGGTGACGGCGATGCCAAGGCGGCGGCGATCTATGCCAAGGCCTACACCGCCGATCCGGAGTTCTACGCCTTCACCCGCAGCCTCAAGGCTTACCGCGAGAGCTTTGCCGACAAGAAGGACGTGCTGGTGCTCGATCCGAGCAACGAGTTCTTCCGTTATCTGGAAAAAGCTAAACCTTAA
- the hflK gene encoding FtsH protease activity modulator HflK — translation MAWNEPGDNSNKNDQDPWGGRRGGGRQGPPDLDEAFRKLQDSLNGIFGKPKRGSGTGGGGRGGSLGLFGIGLAILAVLWLYNAVYVVDEQEQAVILRFGKYYETVGPGLNIYFPPIDKKFQENVTRERAYSKQGQMLTEDENIVEVPLTVQYKVSNLQDFVLNVEQPEVSLQQATESALRHVAGSTTMDQILTEGREQMATEVRERLQRFMDTYKTGIAVTQVNIQSAAAPREVQEAFDDVIRAREDEQREKNQAEAYANGVVPEARGQAQRVIEEANGYRDAVVSRAQGEADRFTKLAAEYHKAPEVTRQRLYLDTMQDVLSQTSKVLVTGQQGQNNLIYLPLDKMMDGRGSATPSSTPSTTSTAQDIGSRVANDLQQRDMRTRESR, via the coding sequence ATGGCTTGGAATGAGCCGGGTGACAACTCGAACAAGAACGATCAGGACCCTTGGGGTGGACGCCGTGGTGGCGGTCGCCAGGGTCCGCCTGATCTGGATGAAGCCTTCCGCAAGCTGCAAGACAGCCTGAACGGAATTTTCGGCAAGCCCAAGCGTGGCAGCGGTACTGGTGGTGGCGGCAGGGGCGGCAGCCTGGGGCTGTTCGGCATCGGCCTGGCGATCCTCGCCGTGCTGTGGCTGTACAACGCCGTCTACGTGGTGGATGAACAGGAGCAGGCGGTGATCCTGCGCTTCGGCAAGTACTACGAGACCGTAGGGCCCGGCCTGAACATCTACTTCCCGCCGATCGACAAGAAGTTCCAGGAGAACGTCACCCGCGAGCGTGCTTACAGCAAGCAGGGGCAGATGCTCACCGAGGACGAGAACATCGTCGAGGTTCCGCTGACCGTGCAGTACAAGGTCAGCAACCTGCAGGACTTCGTGCTCAACGTCGAGCAGCCCGAGGTGAGCCTGCAGCAGGCTACCGAGAGCGCGCTGCGCCACGTGGCGGGTTCGACGACTATGGATCAGATCCTCACCGAGGGCCGCGAGCAGATGGCCACCGAGGTGCGCGAGCGTCTTCAGCGTTTCATGGACACCTACAAGACCGGCATCGCCGTGACCCAGGTGAACATCCAGAGCGCCGCCGCGCCGCGTGAGGTGCAGGAAGCGTTCGACGACGTGATCCGTGCCCGCGAGGACGAGCAGCGCGAGAAGAACCAGGCCGAGGCCTACGCCAATGGCGTGGTGCCGGAAGCCCGTGGTCAGGCGCAGCGCGTCATCGAGGAGGCCAATGGTTACCGCGATGCAGTGGTGTCCCGCGCCCAGGGTGAGGCAGACCGCTTCACCAAGCTGGCCGCCGAATACCACAAGGCGCCGGAGGTCACTCGCCAGCGTCTGTACCTGGATACCATGCAGGATGTCCTGAGCCAGACCAGCAAGGTTCTGGTCACCGGCCAGCAGGGTCAGAACAACCTGATCTACCTGCCGCTGGACAAGATGATGGACGGCCGCGGTTCGGCAACCCCGAGCAGCACGCCGAGCACGACCAGCACTGCGCAAGACATCGGTTCGCGGGTGGCCAACGACCTGCAGCAGCGTGACATGCGTACCAGGGAGAGCCGCTGA
- the hflX gene encoding ribosome rescue GTPase HflX — MFFERPGGGERAILVHLEGQDPEAREDPQEFQELARSAGAESVAFISISRHQPSAKYLIGSGKVDELHDLVHAEKVELIIFNHTLTPSQERNLERALECRVLDRTGLILDIFAQRARTHEGKLQVELAQLEHMSTRLVRGWTHLERQKGGIGLRGPGETQLETDRRLLRGRIRQIKSRLEKVRSQREQARRGRRRAEIPSVSLVGYTNAGKSTLFNALTTSEVYAANQLFATLDPTLRRLELDDVGPIVLADTVGFIRHLPHKLVEAFRATLEESSNADLLLHVIDSHEPERDAQIEQVLAVLQEIGANELPILEVYNKIDLLPDMRPMIQRDELGKPVRVWVSARESRGLELVEQAVAELLGEDMFVGTLCLPQRLGRLRAQFFELGAVQSEGHDEQGCAVLQVRLPRVELNRLVSREGWQPAEFIAQHTLQ, encoded by the coding sequence TTGTTCTTTGAGCGCCCGGGTGGTGGGGAACGGGCCATTCTGGTCCATCTGGAAGGTCAGGACCCCGAGGCGCGCGAAGACCCGCAGGAGTTCCAGGAGCTGGCACGTTCGGCGGGCGCGGAATCCGTAGCGTTCATCAGCATTTCGCGCCACCAGCCTTCAGCCAAGTACCTGATCGGCAGCGGCAAGGTCGATGAGTTGCACGACCTCGTCCATGCCGAGAAGGTCGAGCTGATCATCTTCAATCACACCCTTACTCCGAGTCAGGAGCGCAACCTCGAGCGTGCGCTCGAATGCCGTGTGCTCGACCGGACGGGGTTGATCCTCGATATCTTCGCTCAACGTGCGCGTACCCATGAGGGTAAGTTGCAGGTGGAGCTCGCCCAGTTGGAACACATGAGCACGCGCCTGGTGCGCGGCTGGACTCACCTCGAACGCCAGAAGGGCGGTATCGGCCTGCGTGGTCCGGGTGAAACCCAGCTGGAAACCGACCGTCGCCTGCTGCGCGGACGTATCCGCCAGATCAAGTCGCGCCTGGAGAAGGTCCGCAGCCAGCGTGAGCAGGCTCGTCGCGGCCGTCGTCGCGCGGAGATTCCTTCGGTATCCCTGGTCGGCTATACCAACGCCGGCAAGTCCACGCTGTTCAACGCGCTGACCACCTCCGAGGTCTATGCCGCCAACCAGCTGTTCGCCACCCTGGACCCGACCCTGCGCCGCCTGGAGCTGGATGACGTCGGACCGATCGTGCTGGCGGACACCGTAGGCTTCATTCGTCATCTGCCGCACAAGCTGGTCGAGGCGTTTCGAGCTACCTTGGAAGAGTCGAGCAATGCCGACCTGCTGCTGCACGTTATCGACTCCCACGAGCCGGAACGTGATGCGCAGATCGAGCAGGTACTGGCGGTACTGCAGGAAATCGGTGCCAATGAGCTGCCGATACTCGAGGTGTACAACAAGATCGACCTGCTGCCGGACATGCGGCCGATGATTCAGCGCGACGAACTCGGCAAGCCCGTCCGAGTCTGGGTGTCGGCGCGCGAATCCCGTGGGCTGGAGTTGGTGGAGCAGGCGGTCGCCGAGTTGCTGGGGGAGGACATGTTCGTGGGAACGCTCTGCCTGCCGCAACGCCTGGGACGACTTCGTGCTCAGTTCTTCGAGCTGGGTGCGGTACAGTCCGAGGGGCATGACGAGCAAGGATGCGCCGTGTTGCAGGTTCGCCTGCCGCGTGTCGAGTTGAACCGGTTGGTCAGTCGTGAGGGCTGGCAGCCGGCGGAGTTCATTGCGCAACACACTTTGCAATAA
- the hfq gene encoding RNA chaperone Hfq yields the protein MSKGHSLQDPYLNTLRKERVPVSIYLVNGIKLQGQIESFDQFVILLKNTVSQMVYKHAISTVVPSRPVRLPSGDQPAEPGNV from the coding sequence ATGTCAAAAGGGCATTCGCTACAAGACCCTTACCTCAATACCCTGCGCAAAGAGCGCGTCCCGGTTTCCATCTATCTGGTCAACGGCATCAAGTTGCAGGGGCAGATCGAATCCTTCGACCAGTTCGTTATTCTGCTGAAGAACACTGTCAGCCAGATGGTCTACAAGCACGCTATCTCCACCGTTGTTCCCAGCCGTCCGGTGCGTCTGCCCAGCGGTGATCAGCCGGCCGAGCCGGGCAACGTTTGA
- the miaA gene encoding tRNA (adenosine(37)-N6)-dimethylallyltransferase MiaA yields the protein MSSLPPAIFLMGPTAAGKTDLALELARLLPVELISVDSALIYRGMDIGTAKPPREVLAEFPHRLIDIRDPGEAYSAAEFRADALAAMDEITAAGRIPLLVGGTMLYFKALLEGLADMPGADPAVRVELEAWAEADGWGALHAELARVDPESAARIHPNDPQRLVRALEVYRVSGMSMTAHRHRQASESAGFGGQLPYTVAHLAIAPLQRQVLHARIAQRFDQMLEQGFIAEVERLRARGDLHAGLPSIRAVGYRQVWDYLEGKLSYAEMVERGVIATRQLAKRQFTWLRSWSHLHWLDSQASDNLPRALKYLEAVSI from the coding sequence ATGTCCTCCCTGCCTCCCGCGATTTTCCTCATGGGCCCCACCGCCGCCGGCAAGACCGACCTGGCGCTGGAGCTGGCGCGCCTGTTGCCGGTGGAGCTGATCAGCGTGGATTCGGCGCTGATCTACCGGGGCATGGACATCGGTACCGCCAAGCCGCCCCGCGAGGTGCTGGCAGAGTTTCCGCATCGCCTGATCGACATCCGCGACCCCGGCGAAGCCTATTCGGCGGCGGAGTTTCGCGCCGACGCCCTGGCGGCGATGGACGAGATCACCGCCGCCGGCCGCATTCCGCTGCTGGTCGGCGGCACCATGTTGTATTTCAAGGCATTGCTGGAAGGCCTGGCCGACATGCCCGGCGCCGACCCCGCGGTGCGCGTCGAACTGGAGGCCTGGGCCGAGGCCGACGGCTGGGGCGCCCTGCACGCGGAGCTGGCGCGCGTGGACCCGGAGTCGGCCGCGCGCATTCATCCGAACGATCCGCAGCGGCTCGTCCGGGCGCTGGAGGTCTATCGCGTAAGCGGTATGTCCATGACTGCACACCGCCATCGCCAGGCGAGTGAAAGTGCGGGTTTCGGCGGACAATTGCCGTATACTGTCGCCCATCTGGCGATTGCGCCTCTGCAGCGCCAGGTGCTGCACGCGCGTATCGCGCAACGTTTTGACCAGATGCTGGAACAGGGCTTCATCGCCGAGGTCGAACGCCTTCGCGCAAGAGGTGATTTGCATGCGGGGCTGCCGTCCATACGAGCGGTGGGTTACCGTCAGGTATGGGATTACCTTGAAGGCAAACTGTCCTACGCTGAGATGGTGGAGCGCGGCGTCATCGCCACGCGACAGCTGGCCAAGCGCCAGTTTACCTGGCTGCGCAGCTGGAGCCATCTACACTGGTTGGACAGCCAGGCAAGCGACAATTTGCCGCGTGCCTTGAAATACCTTGAGGCGGTCTCCATATAG
- the mutL gene encoding DNA mismatch repair endonuclease MutL, whose product MSDVRRIQLLTPRLANQIAAGEVVERPASVIKELLENCLDAGAKRIDIEVEQGGVKLLRVRDDGSGIPAEDLPLALARHATSKIRELEDLERVMSLGFRGEALASISSVSRLTLTSRTADAEQAWQVEVEGRDMESTVKPAAHPVGTSIEVRDLFFNTPARRKFLRAEKTEFDHLQEVIKRLALARFDVAFHLRHNGKTILSLHEAKDEASRARRVGAVCSSGFLEQAMPIEVERNGLHLWGWVGLPTFSRSQPDLQYFYVNGRMVRDKLVAHAVRQAYRDVLYNGRHPTFVLFFEVDPAVVDVNVHPTKHEVRFRDSRMVHDFLYGTLHRALAEVRPDDQLAPPGATTLTVPRPTGAEAGEFGPQGEMRLSETVLEAPAAARAWQPGPVSGSSGSGGGGGYGYQPNRPEMPPIQEAQGAYKAYFAPLPEQAPQALPESSQDVPPLGYALAQLKGIYILAENAHGLVLVDMHAAHERITYERLKTAMASEGLRGQPLLVPESVAVSEREADCAEEHGEWFSRLGFELQRLGPETLAIRQIPALLKQAEATQLVRDVLADLLEYGTSDRIQAHLNELLGTMACHGAVRANRRLTVPEMNGLLRDMEVTERSGQCNHGRPTWTQLGLDELDKLFLRGR is encoded by the coding sequence ATGAGTGACGTTCGCCGTATCCAGCTGCTGACGCCGCGGCTGGCCAACCAGATCGCTGCCGGCGAAGTGGTCGAACGCCCTGCGTCGGTCATCAAGGAACTGCTGGAAAACTGCCTGGACGCCGGCGCCAAGCGCATCGATATCGAAGTCGAGCAGGGCGGCGTCAAGCTGCTGCGCGTGCGCGACGATGGCAGCGGCATTCCCGCCGAGGACCTGCCGCTGGCCCTGGCGCGCCACGCCACCAGCAAGATCCGCGAACTGGAAGACCTCGAACGGGTAATGAGCCTGGGCTTCCGTGGCGAAGCGCTGGCCTCGATCAGTTCCGTCTCGCGCCTGACCCTGACTTCGCGCACCGCCGACGCCGAGCAGGCCTGGCAGGTCGAGGTCGAGGGCCGCGACATGGAATCCACTGTGAAGCCGGCGGCCCACCCGGTGGGCACCAGCATCGAAGTGCGCGACCTGTTCTTCAATACCCCGGCGCGGCGCAAGTTCCTGCGCGCCGAGAAGACCGAGTTCGATCATCTGCAGGAAGTCATCAAGCGCCTCGCCTTGGCGCGCTTCGACGTGGCTTTCCACCTGCGTCACAACGGCAAGACCATCCTCTCGCTGCATGAAGCGAAGGACGAAGCCTCCCGCGCCCGCCGCGTCGGTGCCGTGTGCAGCTCCGGCTTCCTCGAGCAGGCCATGCCCATCGAGGTGGAGCGCAACGGTCTGCACCTGTGGGGCTGGGTCGGCCTGCCGACTTTCTCCCGCAGTCAGCCGGACCTGCAGTACTTCTATGTGAACGGCCGCATGGTGCGCGACAAACTGGTCGCCCACGCCGTGCGCCAGGCCTATCGCGATGTGCTGTACAACGGCCGCCATCCGACCTTCGTGTTGTTCTTCGAGGTCGATCCGGCGGTGGTGGATGTCAACGTCCACCCGACCAAGCACGAAGTGCGCTTCCGCGACAGTCGCATGGTCCACGACTTCCTCTACGGCACCCTGCACCGGGCGCTGGCGGAAGTGCGTCCGGACGACCAGCTGGCGCCGCCAGGGGCGACCACCCTGACCGTGCCGCGCCCGACCGGTGCGGAAGCCGGCGAGTTCGGCCCGCAGGGCGAAATGCGCCTGTCCGAGACCGTGCTGGAGGCTCCGGCCGCCGCGCGCGCCTGGCAGCCCGGCCCGGTTTCCGGCAGTTCTGGCTCCGGCGGTGGTGGCGGCTACGGTTATCAGCCGAACCGCCCGGAAATGCCGCCTATCCAGGAGGCGCAGGGCGCCTACAAGGCCTATTTCGCACCGCTGCCCGAGCAGGCGCCGCAAGCGCTGCCGGAAAGCAGCCAGGACGTGCCGCCGCTGGGCTACGCCCTGGCGCAGCTCAAGGGTATCTATATCCTCGCCGAGAACGCCCACGGCCTGGTGCTGGTGGACATGCACGCGGCGCACGAGCGCATCACCTACGAGCGCCTGAAGACGGCGATGGCCAGTGAGGGGCTGCGTGGCCAGCCGCTACTGGTGCCGGAGTCCGTCGCCGTCAGCGAGCGTGAGGCGGACTGCGCCGAGGAGCATGGGGAGTGGTTTTCCAGGCTCGGCTTCGAACTGCAACGGCTCGGCCCGGAAACCCTGGCGATCCGCCAGATTCCCGCGCTGCTCAAGCAGGCCGAGGCCACCCAACTGGTGCGTGATGTGCTCGCCGACCTGCTGGAGTACGGCACCAGCGACCGCATCCAGGCGCACCTCAACGAGCTGCTCGGCACTATGGCCTGCCACGGCGCCGTGCGCGCCAACCGCCGGTTGACCGTGCCGGAAATGAACGGCCTGCTGCGCGACATGGAAGTGACCGAGCGCAGCGGCCAGTGCAACCACGGCCGACCGACCTGGACGCAACTGGGCCTCGACGAGCTGGACAAACTGTTCCTGCGCGGACGCTGA
- the amiB gene encoding N-acetylmuramoyl-L-alanine amidase AmiB, giving the protein MGWGLRLRALLTGMTVLLAMIAGEAFAATQIKSVRIWRAPDNTRLVFDLSGPVQHSLFTLSAPNRIVVDINGAQMSTALDKLKLGNTPISAVRSAQRSPTDLRLVLDLKNPVTPKSFVLAPNQQYGNRLVVDLYDQGADIAPDVPATPTPGVPAVPVSPAQSVTRIPAPSTGGKRDIVVAIDAGHGGEDPGALGPNGLHEKNITLAIARELQRQINQMKGFRAELTRTGDYFIPLRGRTAIARKKGADLFVSIHADAAPSRSAFGASVFALSDRGATSETARWLADSENRSDLIGGDGGVNLDDKDKMLAGVLLDLSMTATMSSSLDVGHKVLTNVGRITSLHKRRVEQAGFMVLKSPDIPSILVETGFISNPSESQKLASRSHQQALARSIAGGVRQYFVQTPPPGTYIASLRDGGQLSSGPREHVVRPGESLGMIASRYDVSTASIRSANNLKSDSLKVGQVLKIPGTALASQQ; this is encoded by the coding sequence ATGGGTTGGGGGTTGCGCCTGCGGGCGCTATTGACGGGGATGACTGTTTTGCTGGCAATGATTGCCGGCGAGGCTTTTGCCGCCACGCAAATCAAGAGTGTCCGTATCTGGCGGGCGCCGGACAACACCCGCCTGGTGTTCGATCTGTCCGGTCCTGTGCAGCACAGCCTGTTCACGCTCAGCGCGCCTAACCGCATCGTCGTCGATATCAACGGCGCGCAGATGTCCACCGCGCTGGACAAGCTCAAGCTCGGCAACACACCCATTAGCGCGGTGCGCTCGGCCCAGCGTTCGCCCACCGACTTGCGCCTGGTGCTGGACCTGAAGAACCCGGTCACGCCCAAGAGTTTCGTGCTGGCGCCGAACCAGCAGTACGGCAACCGCCTGGTCGTCGACCTGTACGACCAGGGGGCCGACATCGCGCCGGACGTTCCGGCCACGCCGACTCCCGGCGTGCCCGCCGTACCTGTCAGTCCCGCACAGTCGGTGACCAGGATTCCCGCGCCCAGCACGGGCGGCAAGCGTGACATCGTCGTCGCCATCGACGCCGGCCACGGCGGCGAAGACCCGGGCGCCCTCGGTCCGAACGGCCTGCATGAAAAGAACATCACCCTGGCCATCGCCCGCGAGCTGCAGCGCCAGATCAACCAGATGAAAGGCTTCCGCGCGGAACTGACCCGTACCGGCGACTACTTCATCCCGCTGCGCGGGCGTACCGCCATTGCCCGCAAGAAGGGCGCGGACCTGTTCGTCTCCATCCACGCCGATGCCGCGCCCAGCCGCAGCGCCTTCGGTGCCTCGGTGTTCGCCCTGTCCGACCGTGGCGCTACCTCCGAAACCGCGCGCTGGCTGGCCGACAGCGAAAACCGTTCTGACCTGATCGGCGGCGATGGCGGCGTGAACCTCGACGACAAGGACAAGATGCTCGCCGGCGTGCTGCTCGACCTGTCGATGACCGCCACCATGTCCTCCAGCCTGGATGTCGGCCACAAGGTGCTGACCAACGTCGGCCGGATCACGTCGCTGCACAAGCGGCGCGTGGAGCAGGCTGGCTTCATGGTGCTGAAGTCCCCGGACATTCCGTCGATCCTGGTGGAAACCGGCTTCATCTCCAACCCGAGCGAATCGCAGAAACTCGCCAGCCGCTCGCACCAGCAAGCGCTGGCGCGCTCCATTGCCGGTGGCGTTCGCCAGTACTTCGTGCAGACGCCGCCGCCGGGCACCTATATCGCCTCGCTGCGCGACGGCGGCCAGCTCTCCAGCGGTCCGCGCGAGCACGTGGTGCGTCCCGGCGAGAGCCTGGGCATGATCGCCAGCCGCTATGACGTGAGCACCGCTTCCATCCGCAGCGCCAACAACCTCAAGAGCGACAGCCTGAAGGTTGGCCAGGTGCTGAAGATTCCGGGCACCGCCCTGGCGTCGCAGCAATGA
- the tsaE gene encoding tRNA (adenosine(37)-N6)-threonylcarbamoyltransferase complex ATPase subunit type 1 TsaE: MPELNLFAEGEEAMYDLGRKIASATGGRGIIYLHGDLGAGKTTLSRGILRGLGHGGAVKSPTFTLVEPYEIGPVRAFHFDLYRLADPEELEFLGIRDYFEGDALCLIEWAERGTGILPKADMDITITPHAGGRMLRLTPQGARGEAWCAALATGA, encoded by the coding sequence ATGCCTGAACTGAATCTGTTCGCCGAGGGCGAAGAGGCCATGTACGACCTCGGACGGAAGATTGCCTCGGCGACCGGCGGACGCGGCATCATCTATCTGCACGGCGACCTGGGCGCCGGCAAGACCACGCTGTCGCGCGGCATCCTGCGAGGATTGGGGCATGGCGGGGCGGTGAAGAGTCCGACCTTCACCCTGGTCGAGCCCTACGAGATCGGACCGGTCCGCGCCTTCCACTTCGACCTCTACCGCCTGGCCGACCCGGAGGAGCTGGAGTTCCTCGGCATCCGCGACTACTTCGAGGGTGATGCCCTGTGCCTGATCGAATGGGCTGAACGGGGCACAGGCATTTTGCCAAAGGCCGACATGGACATTACCATTACCCCGCATGCGGGCGGTCGCATGCTGCGCCTGACGCCGCAGGGTGCGCGGGGCGAAGCCTGGTGTGCCGCCCTGGCCACGGGAGCATGA